The following proteins come from a genomic window of Methanobrevibacter sp. TMH8:
- the purF gene encoding amidophosphoribosyltransferase yields MKDKCGIVGIYSKDSSKDVSSFIYYGLHALQHRGQESAGIATFNCDNITNDTNGDHNGLNHHCGMGLLIDAFRGDMINELNGEVGIGHVRYSTTGQSKFENSQPFVTTFNDYTIAIAHNGDIINSGQLRRELIDEGVEFISDTDSEILCHLIKKEFSKNNDMIESLENLSHIIMGSYSLVIMVNGDLYAIRDPAGMKPLAIAEKDDIFIVASETVAFDVIGANFIRDVKPGEIIYFDNDKINSHIIEKAATTKNSHCMFEYVYFARPDSTIDGKNVYQVRLNIGKKLFEEFPVDADVVMPVPDSSIPAAIGYSRASGIPYGEGLIKNRYVGRTFIMPTQNERELAVKLKMNPLVSELKGKKIVLIDDSIVRGTTSESLIEVLREAGAKEIHLMIGCPPVIAPCFYGVAMATKKELIAANNSVEEIKDKLGVDSLGYIDLDDLVDAIGIPAEELCLGCINEEYPTEIPSDLEVESYYKL; encoded by the coding sequence TTGAAAGATAAATGTGGTATTGTTGGAATATACTCTAAAGATTCATCTAAGGACGTTTCTTCTTTTATTTATTATGGTTTACATGCTTTACAGCATAGAGGCCAAGAATCTGCAGGAATAGCTACTTTTAATTGTGATAACATTACAAATGATACAAATGGTGATCATAATGGTTTGAATCATCATTGTGGCATGGGACTTTTGATTGATGCCTTTAGGGGAGATATGATCAATGAACTAAATGGTGAAGTAGGCATTGGTCATGTAAGATATTCAACTACTGGTCAATCAAAGTTTGAAAATTCTCAACCATTTGTTACTACTTTTAATGATTATACTATAGCTATTGCTCATAATGGGGATATTATCAATTCTGGACAGCTACGTAGGGAATTGATAGATGAAGGTGTTGAATTTATTTCTGATACAGATTCTGAAATTTTGTGTCATTTGATTAAAAAAGAATTTTCTAAAAATAATGATATGATTGAATCTTTAGAAAATCTATCTCATATTATTATGGGTTCTTATTCTCTTGTTATAATGGTTAATGGTGATTTATATGCTATTCGTGATCCTGCTGGAATGAAACCATTAGCTATTGCTGAAAAAGACGATATTTTTATTGTAGCTTCTGAAACTGTTGCTTTTGATGTTATTGGAGCTAATTTCATCCGTGATGTTAAACCTGGAGAAATTATCTATTTTGATAATGATAAAATTAATTCTCATATAATCGAAAAAGCTGCTACGACTAAAAACTCTCATTGTATGTTTGAATATGTCTATTTTGCCAGACCAGATAGTACTATTGATGGAAAAAATGTATATCAAGTTAGATTGAATATTGGAAAAAAATTATTTGAAGAGTTTCCTGTGGATGCTGATGTTGTAATGCCTGTTCCTGATTCTTCAATTCCTGCAGCTATTGGATATTCAAGAGCTTCTGGAATTCCATATGGTGAAGGCTTAATTAAAAATAGATATGTAGGTCGAACTTTTATAATGCCAACTCAAAATGAAAGGGAGTTAGCTGTTAAGCTAAAAATGAATCCTCTTGTATCTGAGCTTAAAGGCAAAAAAATAGTTCTTATTGATGATAGTATTGTTCGTGGAACTACTTCTGAGTCATTAATTGAAGTTCTTAGAGAAGCGGGTGCAAAAGAAATTCATCTAATGATTGGATGCCCTCCTGTAATTGCTCCATGTTTCTATGGAGTGGCTATGGCTACTAAAAAAGAACTTATTGCAGCTAATAATTCTGTTGAAGAGATAAAAGATAAATTAGGTGTTGATTCTTTAGGATACATTGATTTGGATGACCTTGTTGATGCAATTGGAATTCCAGCTGAAGAACTGTGTTTAGGTTGTATAAATGAAGAATACCCTACTGAGATTCCAAGTGATTTAGAAGTAGAAAGCTATTACAAATTATAG